Proteins co-encoded in one Plasmodium reichenowi strain SY57 chromosome 10, whole genome shotgun sequence genomic window:
- a CDS encoding endonuclease, putative yields MTIKGLVRFINKKIPSTIKKIDDINSFKGKKFIIDGTFFIYKFMYVAWKHIINDKNRDLKYKANELATHILIRQYIIKKSIELLKNQHEYFKSLKINTLYIIEDIGARCELQPVDYKCKKHVWKERETIRKKKNLFDILNVDSSKNNILKSNDNINVNDTNTINNNFKKNNIVNNFLCDQKNNISNICEKKNLKKKNQMEIIVDEDGIHDLFKKNIFIKINSKTANDIYNYLLLENIPIFITKNDAEKECAIQCSHERDIVVSDDTDALAFGAPNLIRFITNKKKRHIINKEELLNELNINYEQFIDFCILSGCDYSAKIPGIGPVKAHEIIKKYKTIETFLESNAFNKYKNSKLFNQKLNGTSMSLNDYILNEFTYEQARKVFFNSY; encoded by the coding sequence ATGACCATCAAAGGACTAGTAAGatttataaataagaaaattcCTAGTACGATAAAAAAGATTGATGACATAAATAGTTTTAAGGGTAAAAAGTTTATAATCGATGGAaccttttttatttataaatttatgtATGTTGCGTGGAAACacataataaatgataaaaatcgtgatttaaaatataaggCGAACGAATTAGCAACGCATATACTAATAAgacaatatattattaaaaaaagtattgaattattgaaaaatcaacatgaatattttaaatcATTAAAAATTAACACACTGTATATAATTGAAGATATTGGTGCGCGATGTGAATTACAACCTGTTGACTACAAATGTAAAAAGCATGTATGGAAAGAAAGAGAAACTatcagaaaaaaaaaaaacttatttgatattttaaatgtggattcttcaaaaaataatattttaaaaagtaatgataatattaatgtaaATGATACTAATacaattaataataattttaaaaagaataacattgttaataattttttatgtgatcaaaagaataatataagtaatatttgtgaaaagaaaaatttgaaaaaaaaaaatcaaatgGAAATTATTGTAGATGAAGATGGTATACATGATttatttaagaaaaatatatttataaaaataaattccAAAACAGCTAATGATATTTacaattatttattactaGAAAATATCCctatatttattacaaaaaatgaTGCAGAAAAAGAATGTGCAATTCAATGTTCTCATGAAAGAGATATCGTTGTATCGGATGATACTGACGCCTTAGCATTTGGTGCACCTAATTTAATAAGAtttataacaaataaaaaaaaaagacacataattaataaagaagaacttttaaatgaattaaatataaattatgaGCAATTCATAgatttttgtattttatcAGGTTGTGATTATAGTGCAAAAATTCCTGGTATTGGTCCTGTAAAAGCCCatgaaattataaaaaaatataaaactaTTGAAACATTTCTAGAATCAAATgcttttaataaatataaaaattccAAATTATTTAACCAAAAATTAAATGGAACATCTATGTCTttaaatgattatattCTGAATGAATTTACCTATGAACAGGCAAGAAAAGTCTTTTTCAATTCCTACTGA